One Brachyspira hampsonii genomic window, TTATTAGAATATTTTTAGCCATAGATGCTGCTATATTCATGGGAAAATCTACAGCTATAATTGCATCAGAATTTTCAGCAATATTTGCTATATTATTTGCCGACTTTTTTAAAAATAATAAAGATAAATGTTTTCTTGTAATATAAGCAGGAAAATTCTTTGGAAATGATTTTGAAAATACTGTTATTTTTATAGATGATTTGTAAAAATGTTCTATCATATTAAGCATAAATTGATTAGATTTATCTTTTATATTACTAGCATTAGATATTAACACAATAATTTCTTTCATTTTTTATCCGTCATAATTAAAATATACCAAATTCCATTCCGATATTTGAAATGATAAATAAGGACTTGTTATGAAAATAAATAAAATTTTATTTATAATTTTTACTATATATATTTCGGCATATTCTAGAGATATTTTACAATATCATACTGTAATGAGTGATAGAAATGCAAATATAACTTTGGAAAGTATAACTGTAAATACAAATAAAAATAATTTAGCAACAAATGCTCAATATGATTTAAATAAAGAATTAGATAAAGTTAGAAAATTTATGCAAGACGGTAATTTTTTTGATGCAATTAATTTGTGTAATTCTTTAGAAAATAATTATAGAGATTATTATGAAATATATTATCTTAGAGGGCTTTCATATTATAGAAGGGCTGATCTTTATTATGCTTCTTTAGATTTTAAAAAACTTTTATCTCTATACATAGAAGAAAAAGATCATAATATAGTTTATGGTATGATATTTGATTTTTTTGATACTATTAATGAATATGAGGAAACTTTAAGATTATGTATTACTGCATATAAAGCAACTAATAATCCTCATTGGCTTTTTTTAGCTGGTAATTCTGCTTTAAAAAATGGAGATGTTAAGAGTGCTGATTATTATTTCAATGCTTGTGTAAAGCAAAATAATTCGTATGCAAATGAAGGATTTGGAGATATAAATTATTTGAATAAACAGTATGACAGTGCAATAAATAATTATAGAAAGGTGAGATATTCTAATAATGAAGAAAAGATTAGAATTCAGACAAAAATAAGTAATGCTGCTGTGAAAAGAGAACTATATTCCTGGGATAAAAGTTTTTCATCTCGAAATTATACAAATGCAATAAATATATTAAATAATATATCTTCATATTCTTCTGATTATCCGGAAATAACAGTTGCTTTGGCTAAAACATATTTTGCTTTGGAAGATTATAATAATGCAAAAAGTATATTATTAAAACTTATTTCATCTGTAAGGGATTTTGATGAAGCTTATGCTATATTAGCTCAAATATATTTATATGAACAAAATGAAGCTGGGGCTATAAAAATATTAGAAACAGGTTTAGAATATACATATAATAAACCTAGATTATATGAGACATTTGCATCTATGTTATATGATTTAGGCTATAGTTATTATCCGGATAGAATAATATCTCAGATTCTTAATTTATATAATATTTCTGATGAAAATAAGATTGATTATAGTAGAAGTTTGATAAGACAAAAAAAATATGATGAGGCTTACAAATTATTAAAATCCGTATCATCTTATAAAGATATAGTAGACGGTTTGTTAAATAATATAGAATATAATAAAATATTAGATAAGGCAGAGTTGCTAAAGCAGAAAAAGTATTATGTTGATATAATGCAGCTGCTTTCCAAATATAAATTTGTAGGAAATGAAGAACAGATTAGAATAGGTTATATTGCTGATGCTTATAATAATTTAGGTTCTATAGATGAAGCTATCAATATATTAAAAGAAAATTTTAATTCAAATACAATAAGTGTTAATAATGTTCTTCTACTTAGAAAGATGTTAGGTATTAGAGCTTCAAATAATGATACATCTGTTTATCAAAAGGAGAGAGATGCTATAGATATAAAAGCTACTGAATATTGGGAAGAGGAATTAAAATTACATTTGAATTTGGTTACAGATAGAATATTTGAATTTATTAGATTTAATCAATTTAATGAGGCTTTAGCTTATATATCTGATTTGAGAAATAAAAATTATGATGTTGCTTATATAAAACATATTGAGTCATTAACTTATGGGCTTTATGCTGCATATTTATATGATAATAAGAGATATGAAGAAGCATCTGAAACTGCTGCTTTGGCTGTAAGAAGAAATAGAAGCAATTATGATGCTATTGCTGTTCAAAATGAAATGTATATAGATTCTTATTTAAGTTCTATTGGATATTATAATAATATAAGTGCTTATGTCAGTTTATCTTCTATTATGAAAGAGGTTTTGAGAATTTCTCCTGCTTATATAGAAAATAGAATAAGACTTGCCGAGGCATATATATATGAATATAATATAGAAGGATTTAACATCGTTAATAGAATTACTGAATATATTAATGTTAATGGCGGAAAAGATTTATTGTTGGGCAGTGTATATAATAGAGCTTATTTATATGAATATTCCATTCTATGTTATGATAGGGCAGCTAAATATATTGATATTAATCCTCTATATGCAGCCGAAAGTGCTGTTAATATAGATAATTATAATCCTTCTTCTGAGGAGCTTCAAAAGTTAATAAGTGCAAATGTTAATAATCCTGATAAACTTTATGCTGCTTCAAAGATTTATACCAAAATTGGTAATTATAGTGAAGCTTTAAATATAATTAATAATGCTTTATCATTTGATAGCAAGAATATTGATTATATTTATCAAAGAGCATATATAAATGAACTTATGGGTAATACTAAATCAGCATTATCAGATTATGAAGATATAATGAAAATGAAAAAGAATTATGCTGCTGCTAATTACAGAGCTGCTTTGATTTATCTTAACAATTTAAAAAATGATATGGATGCTGAAACTTATGCTTTAAATTATTTAGCTTTACTCCCTGATGATTACAGCGGATATAAACTTTTAGCGGATATTTATAAATTTAGGGCAGAAAAATATATAGATGGAAATACAACAAATTTACTTAAAGAGGCTTTGAATAACTATCAAACTGCTTTAAGTAAAGCTGTATGGGGAAGAGACTTAGAAAATAGAAATATAATATTAAAAGAAATTGATTATGTTCAAAATAAAATAATAGAGTAAAATAATAAAGCATAAAGTGCATATTGAAATCCCGCCTTTTATGCTTTTCTATGCTTTACTAATATAAAAGTGTTTATTAATTTTTTTACTTAATTTGTTAAAGCATTCCCACCCAAATTTTTATTATATTTTTATTTTTTACACCGCACGTTAAACAGTTCTTTATTAATAATTTAAATTATAATTATTCATTATATTATATTTATAATTTTGTTTATCGTGCGGTAATTGCCGCAATAAATTTTTAAAAAAATTGGGCGGGCAGCTAAAATAACAGTTAAAGTTAAAAAATAATATAAAGAAGAAATGACATAAAATAATAGAAAGTCTATAGGGTGGGGATACGAGTGAGCATATTTTTTATGATTAAAGTAAATTAAGTCTTTTTTCTATTGCTATTCCATAAACTCGTTCATCATTATCTTTTATGGAAGCTTCAACACAATTATATATAAACTTTGTTGACTTTTTCAAAGCATTTTCTATAGTATCACCTTTTAATATATATGCTAATAATGAAGCTCCGAAAGCATCTCCTGTACCCGGTATCATTATATCTATTTTAGGATAATAGCTAGTTATTATATTATTATTTTTATAGCATAGACTTCCTATATTATCATCTTTTGAAACACTTGTAACGATTACTGTTTTCGGACCAATTTTAGAGAGTTCTATTGCCATGTCTTTAACTTCTTCTTCATTATATTTTATAGAAGGATCTTTTCCTAATAATATAGCCAATTCTGTAATATTGGGTGTTGCTATATCAGCATATTTTATTAATTCTTTCATAGCATCTACATGATCATTAGACATTGAAGGGTATAGCTTACCATTATCACCAAGTATCGGATCTATAAGAATAGTTCCAATATTAAAACTCTTTATTATATCTACAACAATATCAGGCTGTTTACCAGAAGCTACCCATCCTACATAAAAAGCATCAAAATTAGGTTTTCTTAATTTTAACTCTTCTACAATTTTTTCTAATTGTTCAGTTAAATCAAAAGCACAGAAAGACTCAAAAGCGGTATGATTTGAAAGTATAACACTGACAAGAGGTGAAACTTTGATACCAAAATGAGATAATATGGGTATATTGACTGTTAAAGATGCCTTACCATAGGAGCATAAATCATTTAGAATCAGTACATTAAAGTTATTATTCATAAATTTATTTAAATATAATGAGAGCTTTGCTATCTGCAAGAACTTTATATCCGGATATTTGTGCAAAATATGCAAATTGTTCAAGAGTTATATCATATCTGTCTTCTATTTCTTCTTTAGTAACTTTCATTTTTTTACCGCCGGATAAAAAAGAATTAAGTTCAAATCCGCTAGTTCCAAATTTTCTTTCAACTTCTTTTTGAAATGGATTTTTTTTACCTCTTCTCATTTATTGCTCCAAATGATATATTTTGATATATTATCATATAATAGTTTTTTTTTCAAATAAATTTTACTAAAAAACTCATTCCTAAAATAACTATGAATTATTTTTTTTAATTTATTTGTTATATTAAAGTATATTATTTAATTAAATTATATTTTATGAACTATTTTGTTTGGTATAGGTTTCTTTATAAATATGTAATACTGTAATCTTTTATTGTAAAAAATCCTATCCATAAATAATATGAATAGGACTTTAATTTTTATATTGAAGAATTGTTTTACTGCTTAGTCAATTCTACAGTGCTTCCATCTGGTTTAGTATATGTAGCTGTTGTTTTATCGTTGCTGAATGTTATTTTATGATCTATTTTTTCTATTGCAGCATCATTTGAAAATAAAATCTCTGATATTGTTAAATTGTCATTATTTATTATTTCAGAATGATAGTTTCCTTCTTTCATGGTGCTGATTGTAGCAATATTTTCTTCTACTTTCAAAACTATATCTCCTGATGAATATGTTCCTAAATAAGGAGTAAATAGATCTGATTTCATTAATTCATAAGAATATTCTTTTCCATATATAAAATCTATTTTATATATTATTCTATCTTTTTCTAATTCATACGACATTAT contains:
- a CDS encoding tetratricopeptide repeat protein, with protein sequence MKINKILFIIFTIYISAYSRDILQYHTVMSDRNANITLESITVNTNKNNLATNAQYDLNKELDKVRKFMQDGNFFDAINLCNSLENNYRDYYEIYYLRGLSYYRRADLYYASLDFKKLLSLYIEEKDHNIVYGMIFDFFDTINEYEETLRLCITAYKATNNPHWLFLAGNSALKNGDVKSADYYFNACVKQNNSYANEGFGDINYLNKQYDSAINNYRKVRYSNNEEKIRIQTKISNAAVKRELYSWDKSFSSRNYTNAINILNNISSYSSDYPEITVALAKTYFALEDYNNAKSILLKLISSVRDFDEAYAILAQIYLYEQNEAGAIKILETGLEYTYNKPRLYETFASMLYDLGYSYYPDRIISQILNLYNISDENKIDYSRSLIRQKKYDEAYKLLKSVSSYKDIVDGLLNNIEYNKILDKAELLKQKKYYVDIMQLLSKYKFVGNEEQIRIGYIADAYNNLGSIDEAINILKENFNSNTISVNNVLLLRKMLGIRASNNDTSVYQKERDAIDIKATEYWEEELKLHLNLVTDRIFEFIRFNQFNEALAYISDLRNKNYDVAYIKHIESLTYGLYAAYLYDNKRYEEASETAALAVRRNRSNYDAIAVQNEMYIDSYLSSIGYYNNISAYVSLSSIMKEVLRISPAYIENRIRLAEAYIYEYNIEGFNIVNRITEYINVNGGKDLLLGSVYNRAYLYEYSILCYDRAAKYIDINPLYAAESAVNIDNYNPSSEELQKLISANVNNPDKLYAASKIYTKIGNYSEALNIINNALSFDSKNIDYIYQRAYINELMGNTKSALSDYEDIMKMKKNYAAANYRAALIYLNNLKNDMDAETYALNYLALLPDDYSGYKLLADIYKFRAEKYIDGNTTNLLKEALNNYQTALSKAVWGRDLENRNIILKEIDYVQNKIIE
- a CDS encoding pyridoxamine kinase, which codes for MNNNFNVLILNDLCSYGKASLTVNIPILSHFGIKVSPLVSVILSNHTAFESFCAFDLTEQLEKIVEELKLRKPNFDAFYVGWVASGKQPDIVVDIIKSFNIGTILIDPILGDNGKLYPSMSNDHVDAMKELIKYADIATPNITELAILLGKDPSIKYNEEEVKDMAIELSKIGPKTVIVTSVSKDDNIGSLCYKNNNIITSYYPKIDIMIPGTGDAFGASLLAYILKGDTIENALKKSTKFIYNCVEASIKDNDERVYGIAIEKRLNLL